In the Brockia lithotrophica genome, CCGATGCAAGGGGCTACCCCTCGAAGTTCCCCCGCCGTGCGGCACGGAACACGCGGTACCCCCCGCCGCGGGTCACGAGTTCCGCTTTCCCGGCTACATCGGCGAGAAAAGCGAGGTGCCGCTCGGCACCTTGGCGCGTGCGCACGACCGTCCAAAGCTCTCCACCGGGAATCAGGCGCGCAATGGCCTGTCGGTACAGAGAAAAGACGAGCGCCTGCCCCGCGCGAATGGGAGGGTTTGTGAGCACCGTGTGAAATCTAAGGTCGTGGGGCAGGGCATCGAGACCCTCGCCAACGACGACGTGGACTCGGTTCACCCCATTTTCGCGGGCGTTGCGTTCCGCAAGTTCGGCGGCACGGCGATTGACCTCGAGCATCCACACTTCTGCCTGCGGGACGACGCGGGCCGCTACGATGCCCAAAACTCCGTACCCGGCGCCGAGATCGAGGATCCGGGCTCCGCCTGGGGCACGAAACGTCTCTGCGAGGAGCCGCGTCCCCCGGTCGATCCGCCCCGGCGAAAACACTCCGCGATCTGTCCAAAAGACCAACTTCTCCCCCCGGAGGACGACCTCCAAGCGGCGCAGGGCGTGCGGACCTCCCGGATCGCGGGTGAAGTAGTGCTCCACGCGTGCACCTCCGAACGCGTGAACTCAACCAAGGAGAGGCGAAAAGACGGCACGGGCAGGAAAGGAAACCCCTCTCCTGCCCCGCCGCGAGAAACCCTGTTTACTTGAGTTCGACTTCGGCGCCCGCTTCTTCGAGCTTCTTTTTGATCGCCTCGGCCTCTTCCTTGTTTACGCCCTCCTTTACCGGCTTAGGCGCACCGTCTACGAGGTCCTTGGCTTCCTTGAGCCCGAGGCCCGTAATTTCTCGAACGACCTTGATCACGTTGATCTTCGCCTGTCCGGCGCTCTTCAGAATTACGTCGAACGTGGTCTTTTCTTCTGCCTTCGCCTCGGCCGGAGCGGCCGCCGCCGCACCGGCAACCGGCATTGCCGCAACGGGAGCCACAGCGCTCACGCCAAATTCCTCTTCAAGGGCCTTGACGAGCTCGTAGAGCTCCGCAACCCTCATCTTCTTGATCTCCTCGATGAACGCCTTGACGTCCACGGTTCCATCCTCCTTTATTTTCCTCAGATTCCTGGATCGCTCGAACGCGCACGTACTGCGCGTAGGACGCGCGCGCTCTGGAGCGGCGCCTCTAGGAAGGCCTTCCTTTCGCTACGAAGCTTGCGCCTTGAGTTTGGCCACTTCTTCGAGACCGTACCGGAGGTTCCGCAGCGGGGTGTGGATGAGGCTCTGGAGCGTCCCGACGAACCGCGCGACGGGAGCCTGAATCCCGCCGACGAGCTGGGCGAGAAGCACTTCCCGCGGCGGGAGCTTGGCGATCGTCTCGACACCGTTGCGGTCGTAGACCCGCCCTTCCACCCATCCGGCCTTTACCTGAA is a window encoding:
- a CDS encoding LSU ribosomal protein L7/L12 (P1/P2), yielding MDVKAFIEEIKKMRVAELYELVKALEEEFGVSAVAPVAAMPVAGAAAAAPAEAKAEEKTTFDVILKSAGQAKINVIKVVREITGLGLKEAKDLVDGAPKPVKEGVNKEEAEAIKKKLEEAGAEVELK
- a CDS encoding Ribosomal RNA small subunit methyltransferase C; its protein translation is MEHYFTRDPGGPHALRRLEVVLRGEKLVFWTDRGVFSPGRIDRGTRLLAETFRAPGGARILDLGAGYGVLGIVAARVVPQAEVWMLEVNRRAAELAERNARENGVNRVHVVVGEGLDALPHDLRFHTVLTNPPIRAGQALVFSLYRQAIARLIPGGELWTVVRTRQGAERHLAFLADVAGKAELVTRGGGYRVFRAARRGNFEG